In a genomic window of Muntiacus reevesi chromosome 1, mMunRee1.1, whole genome shotgun sequence:
- the TMEM69 gene encoding transmembrane protein 69, producing the protein MGPSMLHFIQKFSQASSKMLKYTSTVRPGASRRIETLSHKTHLLQNFPPLFPRLWLFSSFPACVSKTQYYHTSLCSFKKKQEQAVLPAKPPRTISFLPDSPKPALYITLAGLIPFVAPPLVMVMTKTYIPMLAFTQMAYGASFLSFLGGIRWGFALPEGSPAKPDFLNLANSIAPVVFSWFAFFISERLSEAIVTVIIGLGIALHTELFLLPHYPNWFKALRIVVTLVAFFSFVITLLVKDFYPEKGPKRLWQVK; encoded by the exons ATGGGACCCAGTATGCTTCACTTCATCCAGAAGTTTTCCCAAGCATCTTCAAAG ATGCTGAAGTACACTTCCACAGTCAGACCAGGAGCCAGCAGGAGAATAGAAACACTTTCTCACAAGACACATCTTCTGCAGAACTTTCCTCCTTTGTTTCCAAGGCTTTGGCTTTTCTCATCCTTTCCAGCATGTGTAAGCAAGACACAGTATTATCATACTTCCCTATGCAGTTTTAAGAAGAAGCAAGAGCAAGCAGTGCTTCCAGCCAAGCCACCACGAACCATCAGTTTCCTGCCTGACAGCCCAAAGCCAGCATTATACATAACTCTGGCAGGACTAATCCCCTTCGTTGCTCCACCACTGGTCATGGTGATGACAAAGACTTATATTCCTATGTTAGCTTTTACTCAGATGGCTTATGGAGccagtttcctttctttcttgggAGGAATCAGATGGGGTTTTGCTCTGCCAGAAGGTAGTCCAGCCAAACCAGACTTCCTCAATTTAGCTAATAGTATAGCTCCTGTTGTGTTTTCATGgtttgctttctttatttctgaaagacTCAGTGAAGCTATAGTCACAGTCATAATAGGTTTGGGGATAGCGTTACACACTGAACTTTTTCTCTTGCCCCATTATCCCAATTGGTTCAAAGCCCTAAGGATAGTAGTCACTTTAGTGgcctttttttcatttgtaatcaCTTTACTAGTGAAGGATTTTTATCCAGAGAAAGGACCCAAGAGACTTTggcaagtaaaataa